The following DNA comes from Cytophagales bacterium.
AGGAATTAAGAGAATTGACCAGTATTTATCGGCTTATTGGAAAGCTCGGTGATGGCAATCCGGTGAAGGCCGCTCATATGCATACCAGAACTATAAGAGGGGCAAATAGAGCCATTGAACTTACAAACGGTGATCAAAGCACCGCAATACATTAAAGCTCCAAATCTAAATCTTGGTCTTTATCTTTCTGTTGACCTTCCCGGTTCAGGTCATCCAAAGTTTTCTTATAAAAGTCTTTCCTCAACTTCTTCTTGGTCTCATCGGGTGAAGGCTTCTCTCCTAGCTTGTTTTCAGGTTGTGTTGCGGGTGTCTGTTGATCAAAGCTTGTCATCGGATCATTAGGACTCACTCCTTGTTCAAGCATTCGATTATCAATGTCTGCCAAGGTATTTTGAAGACTATTTAATTCGCTCTGGAGTCGCTGCCTCTCACCTTTTTCTAAAGAGTTTTCGAGTGCTTTTCGAAGTTCCGCAATTTTCGCAGCATATTCCTCGCGCTTGTAATGTTCTCGCAACTCACGTTCTTTCCTGAATTGAGTTTGTTGCGACTTATCCTCTTTTTCGCGTATAGCATCAAGTTCATCAGCGAAATTTTTTCTAGACTGTGAATTTTCCTTCTGTTCTAGTTTTTGCTTTAGTTTATCCAGTCGATTTTGAAAATCCTGATCTTTTTCAAGGCTTTCAATATTGCGATTGGTGACTTCCTTCTTCTTAGGTTCTGTCGTCTCCTGATTTTCCTCTCTCCTATTTACTTCTGCTTCTAACGCGCCATCAACAATCGCTTTTTGACGATCAGTTTCATACTGATCACGATCAAAAACCTGTCGTTGATCAGAGATGGTTTGACCGTTAGGCAAATCCTGCAAGTCTGCTAAACGCTCTTTGATATCTTTTGCGCGCTGCCCCTTCAACTGGCGTGAAAGGCTTGAAATCTTACCTTGTTCATCAACCAGTACAAAACCACGCCTGTCTCCTTTGCATAGAGTAAGTCCTTCTTGCAGCAATGCGGCCTGAAAAGCCTTGCTGCTATCTGCTTGATTATAGAGATTTTGTATAATGAGTGATTGGTCTATTCTGGTTTCGCGGTGCTTGGTTTTTTGACCTTGCTTGCGCTTCTCATTATTAATCACACGCTCTTCGCAGTAAATTTTACCATGACTCTTTTCATACTCCTCAGCCCAAGTGCTAAAGCGCAGTCGATCATTTTGTGGTCGCATTGTTTTACCAGTCTGGGGATGAACAAGATTAGTTATGACATGCACATGAGGATGAGCGGTGTCTTGATGTGCAACCATTACGGCTTCATGATCTTTTAGCCCTAATAAATCCAAGGCATCAAAAGCCAGTTCTTGCATATGATTTGGCTCCGGATTTTGTTCAGGTTGCCAAGCGATTGAAAATGAGTAAACAGGCTTGTTCATGCTTTTACGACCAGACATTGGAACGCCAGCTTGCTGCTTTAGCATATCACTGTTCATTGCCGTATAAGCCATCCATTTCATGGCAAGTTCAGGATCATCGGTCGGAACATTATGGGTTAATGTCCAAGCGACACGTTCATTTGTGTCTTGGCCTTTATCATGGAGGTAATATTGTCCAGCCCCTTTAAAGCTGGCTCCGCGCTGAGCAATCCTTGGTATCATAGGACTCCCATTACCTTTCTTAATAATTGATCATGAGCATCAAGTGCCTTGCGCAATTCCTGCGGTTCGACCCCATTTGTATGAAAGCGTTTGGTAAGCTGGTTTAGATTGTTCCCGCTATACCGAAGCTCTTCTAAAAGGCTAAAGTCAGCACTGCTTTTGCGCACGACAATTTGTCCCGCCAAAGCCATTTGGCGGACATACTCAGTAAGAGACAAACCAGCTTCTTCTGCTCGGGAAATTATGGATTCATAATCCGTTTCTGTGCAGCGAACTGGTGGTAAGCTCTTACTCAATTTTTCTGAAGTATGTTTTTTAGGGCGAGCCATAAATGCTAT
Coding sequences within:
- a CDS encoding relaxase/mobilization nuclease domain-containing protein produces the protein MIPRIAQRGASFKGAGQYYLHDKGQDTNERVAWTLTHNVPTDDPELAMKWMAYTAMNSDMLKQQAGVPMSGRKSMNKPVYSFSIAWQPEQNPEPNHMQELAFDALDLLGLKDHEAVMVAHQDTAHPHVHVITNLVHPQTGKTMRPQNDRLRFSTWAEEYEKSHGKIYCEERVINNEKRKQGQKTKHRETRIDQSLIIQNLYNQADSSKAFQAALLQEGLTLCKGDRRGFVLVDEQGKISSLSRQLKGQRAKDIKERLADLQDLPNGQTISDQRQVFDRDQYETDRQKAIVDGALEAEVNRREENQETTEPKKKEVTNRNIESLEKDQDFQNRLDKLKQKLEQKENSQSRKNFADELDAIREKEDKSQQTQFRKERELREHYKREEYAAKIAELRKALENSLEKGERQRLQSELNSLQNTLADIDNRMLEQGVSPNDPMTSFDQQTPATQPENKLGEKPSPDETKKKLRKDFYKKTLDDLNREGQQKDKDQDLDLEL
- a CDS encoding plasmid mobilization relaxosome protein MobC codes for the protein MARPKKHTSEKLSKSLPPVRCTETDYESIISRAEEAGLSLTEYVRQMALAGQIVVRKSSADFSLLEELRYSGNNLNQLTKRFHTNGVEPQELRKALDAHDQLLRKVMGVL